A genomic window from Luteolibacter sp. LG18 includes:
- a CDS encoding biliverdin-producing heme oxygenase, producing MDAPTAREKLRSATSDAHTSLDRHGLMKCLLEAEIPADAYVRLLRGYFAWFGPWEAHMKTRHPDLVAKFGSGRFEKSTWLQNDLSHFGPNKTPADLPVPAWSDDAAAMAGFTYVAEGSTMGGSHLAKRLPFPGALSFYASYGPELMTMWRGFIPKLDEVLTDSADCDRAIGAAKSAFEWFDGMFDWVVSGNE from the coding sequence ATGGACGCCCCCACGGCCCGCGAGAAACTTAGATCAGCAACATCCGATGCCCACACAAGCTTGGACCGGCATGGGCTCATGAAATGTTTGTTGGAGGCGGAGATCCCTGCCGATGCCTATGTGCGTTTGCTCAGAGGGTATTTTGCATGGTTTGGCCCCTGGGAGGCCCATATGAAGACCAGGCACCCGGATCTCGTTGCAAAGTTCGGCTCCGGGCGTTTCGAAAAGTCAACGTGGTTGCAAAATGACCTGTCGCATTTCGGACCTAACAAAACGCCCGCGGACCTCCCCGTGCCCGCCTGGTCAGACGATGCGGCGGCGATGGCCGGGTTCACCTATGTCGCCGAGGGTTCGACGATGGGCGGCTCCCATCTGGCCAAGCGGCTCCCCTTCCCCGGCGCGCTGTCGTTCTACGCCTCCTACGGCCCGGAGCTGATGACAATGTGGCGCGGCTTCATCCCGAAGCTCGATGAAGTCCTCACCGATTCCGCCGACTGCGACCGCGCGATCGGGGCGGCGAAGTCGGCGTTCGAATGGTTCGACGGCATGTTCGATTGGGTCGTCTCTGGAAACGAGTGA
- a CDS encoding GAF domain-containing protein encodes MSSSSNISDIEEALRYCAEEPIHLIGQVQNGAALLAIDVASCKVTHASGNVASLFGEALARELWSLTASELFPEGGFETLLGRLHLWRGRGPRLLDVTFSGRSPMPCWLHLRDTHLVIEHFLDETFAPQPGYDADERDSMLADSFSRIEGCTDLESKLVTIAEEVRRHTGFDRVMIYRFHSDGSGEVAAEQRRGDWEPFDGLRYPASDIPKQARALFMINDVRLIQDITLPPVPIVGNPSSGGGPLDLSLCRYRQPAAIHVEYLRNMEVRASFVSGVVVDAKLWGMISCHHGSPLPLPPKVQVQLASLTNQLALDLAAMARESRLRAELDSARLSNKIIQASTVIQCVTREQDWIGTMMTMAGEICVTMGADGMCLYYDGRYEAHGLVPDAESVKRLGELLMKQEDIQSLATNRAGAAFPELALPESVGGFLAIPLSKFRPDMLVLFRGEEAEQIRWAGQPQKNVEITPGGARLHPRKSFTEWKETVRGQSKPWTDDQLAMGEVVSGTIGDLILTAHYIRKALGSQDALRLRLAHEESPHPVALADELGLIVFLNRAAREDPIFSSLRSMDDIVRIGGEVLRHSLAALARTKQRFNFIPVNESGTSGRRYEAASLLESNKFVGFSLRVVAG; translated from the coding sequence ATGAGCTCCTCTTCCAACATTTCTGACATCGAGGAGGCTCTGCGGTATTGCGCCGAAGAGCCGATCCATCTGATCGGCCAGGTTCAGAACGGCGCTGCCTTGCTGGCGATCGACGTTGCCTCGTGCAAGGTCACCCACGCCAGCGGCAACGTGGCCTCTCTGTTCGGTGAGGCGCTCGCCCGGGAACTGTGGAGTCTAACAGCGAGCGAGCTTTTTCCGGAAGGCGGTTTCGAGACCTTGTTGGGGCGCCTGCACCTGTGGCGTGGCCGCGGTCCGCGTTTGCTCGATGTGACTTTCAGTGGAAGGAGCCCGATGCCATGCTGGCTGCACCTGCGGGACACGCACCTGGTGATCGAGCATTTCCTCGATGAGACCTTCGCCCCGCAGCCGGGCTACGATGCGGACGAGCGGGACAGCATGCTGGCCGATAGCTTCAGCCGCATCGAGGGCTGCACCGATCTCGAATCGAAGCTGGTGACGATCGCCGAGGAGGTGCGCCGCCACACGGGATTCGACCGCGTGATGATCTACCGCTTCCACTCCGATGGCTCCGGCGAGGTCGCGGCCGAGCAGCGCCGCGGCGATTGGGAGCCGTTCGATGGCCTCCGCTATCCGGCGAGCGATATCCCGAAACAGGCGCGGGCGCTTTTCATGATCAATGACGTCCGCTTGATCCAGGACATCACCTTGCCGCCCGTGCCGATCGTCGGCAATCCGTCGTCGGGTGGCGGGCCGCTCGATCTCTCGCTGTGCCGCTACCGCCAGCCCGCGGCGATCCATGTGGAGTATCTGCGGAACATGGAGGTGCGGGCCAGCTTCGTGTCCGGCGTGGTGGTGGATGCGAAGCTGTGGGGCATGATCTCGTGCCACCACGGCAGCCCGCTGCCACTGCCGCCGAAGGTGCAGGTGCAACTCGCCTCGCTGACGAACCAGCTCGCGCTCGACCTCGCGGCGATGGCGCGCGAGAGCCGCCTGCGTGCGGAGCTCGATTCCGCGCGTCTTTCCAACAAAATCATCCAGGCTTCCACCGTGATCCAGTGCGTGACCCGTGAGCAGGACTGGATTGGCACGATGATGACCATGGCGGGCGAGATCTGCGTCACCATGGGGGCGGACGGCATGTGCCTTTACTACGACGGCCGCTATGAAGCGCACGGCCTGGTGCCGGACGCGGAGTCCGTGAAGCGGCTCGGGGAACTGCTGATGAAGCAGGAGGACATCCAATCCCTGGCGACAAACCGCGCGGGCGCGGCCTTCCCGGAACTGGCGCTGCCGGAGTCCGTCGGCGGCTTCCTGGCGATCCCGCTTTCGAAGTTCCGCCCGGACATGCTGGTCCTTTTCCGCGGCGAGGAGGCCGAGCAGATCCGCTGGGCCGGCCAGCCGCAGAAGAACGTCGAGATCACGCCGGGAGGTGCCCGCCTGCATCCGCGGAAATCCTTCACGGAATGGAAGGAAACGGTGCGCGGCCAATCGAAACCGTGGACCGATGACCAACTTGCGATGGGCGAGGTGGTGTCCGGCACCATCGGAGACCTGATCCTGACCGCCCACTACATCCGCAAGGCGCTGGGATCCCAGGACGCCTTGCGGCTCCGGCTCGCTCACGAGGAGTCGCCTCATCCTGTCGCTTTGGCGGATGAACTCGGTCTGATCGTGTTTCTGAACCGCGCAGCCCGCGAAGACCCGATTTTCAGTTCGCTGCGGTCGATGGATGACATCGTCCGGATCGGGGGCGAGGTGTTGCGGCATTCGCTCGCGGCCCTGGCCCGCACCAAGCAGCGCTTCAACTTCATCCCGGTGAACGAAAGCGGGACGTCGGGCCGCCGCTACGAGGCGGCGTCGTTGTTGGAGAGCAACAAGTTCGTCGGCTTCAGCCTGCGGGTGGTCGCGGGTTGA
- a CDS encoding NADPH-dependent FMN reductase, translating into MHTPPVRILGLCGSLRTGSSNRALLEVAAGLAPDGVSFIIHDGLGDLPLFRPDVTEVPAVVARFQQGLAAADAVWIASPEYAHGITGCLKNALDWVVASGEFSSKPVAAPNTSYASRHAHESLIEILATMDARVVAPASIRIPLPGSRITRAEILADEMLCELTRSSLEELVDALNPRPPAG; encoded by the coding sequence GTGCACACGCCACCCGTTCGAATTCTCGGTCTCTGCGGCAGCCTGCGGACAGGCTCCTCGAACCGGGCCCTTCTGGAAGTCGCCGCCGGATTGGCTCCGGATGGAGTGAGCTTCATCATCCACGATGGGCTCGGGGATCTGCCGTTGTTCCGACCGGATGTCACGGAAGTCCCCGCGGTGGTGGCTCGGTTCCAACAGGGCCTCGCCGCGGCCGACGCGGTTTGGATCGCCAGCCCGGAATACGCTCACGGAATCACCGGCTGCCTGAAGAACGCCCTCGATTGGGTGGTGGCCAGCGGTGAGTTCTCCAGCAAACCGGTCGCCGCGCCCAACACCTCCTATGCCTCACGGCACGCACACGAGTCCCTCATCGAGATCCTCGCGACCATGGATGCACGCGTGGTAGCCCCGGCCTCGATCCGGATCCCCCTGCCGGGCAGCCGGATCACACGCGCGGAAATCCTGGCGGACGAGATGCTTTGTGAACTCACCCGCTCGTCCCTGGAGGAACTGGTGGATGCCCTCAACCCGCGACCACCCGCAGGCTGA
- a CDS encoding M14 family zinc carboxypeptidase: MKTPVTALLGLLSSLCLSACHSGHPATIAPHVRHTWRFPESGVTFHDEFSQGRLNGCQQTGPDQFHLTISPENKPINPSPWYAFQVRSEQPRQLRLHLVLTADGSVLRPRLSTDGKTWRLIPKEDFTANRATHDAWVTLQTGPRPVWVAAQELVGLSALNGWMDRKAALPFAREAPIGQSIEGRPLRSLTFSETDRAQYVFILGRQHPPEVTGSLALMTFVDTLTADTALARRYRGRFKTVVIPLVNPDGIEHGHWRSNLGGVDTNRDWKKFSQPETRAVSGALVRLGKAPGAKPCLFLDFHSTGKDVFYCQPDSEPTSLPAFTSRWLADIRARFPGYKFKREDAHNVGVPTSKGWAHQTFGIPAITYELGYSTDRKLIRQVSQGAAESMMTLLLEENSKTTR, from the coding sequence TTGAAAACGCCCGTCACCGCGCTCCTTGGCCTGCTTTCTAGCCTGTGCCTTTCCGCCTGCCACAGCGGACACCCCGCCACCATCGCGCCCCATGTCCGCCATACCTGGCGGTTTCCGGAATCCGGCGTCACCTTCCACGACGAGTTTTCCCAGGGACGGTTGAACGGGTGCCAACAAACCGGTCCCGATCAATTCCATCTGACGATCTCCCCGGAAAACAAACCGATCAATCCCAGCCCGTGGTATGCCTTCCAGGTCCGGTCGGAGCAACCACGGCAACTCAGGCTCCACCTCGTCCTCACCGCGGATGGATCGGTGCTGCGGCCGCGCCTGAGCACGGACGGGAAAACCTGGCGGCTGATTCCCAAGGAGGATTTCACCGCCAACCGCGCGACCCACGATGCATGGGTCACCCTTCAGACAGGTCCCCGGCCGGTGTGGGTGGCAGCGCAGGAATTGGTCGGCCTCTCCGCCTTGAACGGCTGGATGGACCGCAAGGCCGCACTGCCCTTCGCCCGCGAGGCGCCCATCGGACAATCCATCGAAGGACGGCCGCTGCGGAGCCTCACCTTCAGCGAAACGGACCGGGCCCAGTACGTCTTCATCCTCGGCCGCCAACACCCGCCGGAGGTCACCGGCAGCCTCGCGCTGATGACCTTCGTCGACACCCTCACCGCGGACACCGCCCTGGCCCGCCGCTACCGCGGCCGCTTCAAGACGGTGGTGATCCCACTGGTCAATCCGGACGGCATCGAGCACGGGCACTGGCGTTCCAACCTCGGCGGAGTGGACACCAACCGGGACTGGAAAAAGTTCAGCCAACCGGAAACCCGTGCGGTGAGCGGGGCTCTGGTCCGCCTCGGCAAGGCACCCGGAGCGAAGCCGTGCCTGTTCCTCGACTTCCACTCCACCGGCAAGGACGTGTTCTACTGCCAACCCGATTCCGAGCCCACTTCCCTGCCCGCGTTCACCAGCCGGTGGCTGGCGGACATCCGCGCTCGCTTTCCCGGCTACAAATTCAAGCGCGAGGACGCGCACAACGTCGGCGTGCCGACCTCCAAAGGCTGGGCCCACCAAACCTTCGGCATCCCGGCCATCACCTATGAACTCGGCTATTCGACGGACCGGAAACTGATTCGCCAAGTCAGCCAGGGAGCGGCCGAAAGCATGATGACGCTGCTGCTGGAAGAAAACTCCAAAACCACCCGATGA
- a CDS encoding sigma-70 family RNA polymerase sigma factor, whose protein sequence is MNPDPVEPQGLPRDEAELAHRIAALRISLRGYVLSILPHRAACDDVVQETMIFLWERREEYREDTNLRAWAFKVAWFKAMGHRRDRMREERVVCFSEDSLHRISGAMEEILEEAEPRMEALRRCLSQLDAEEIRLLRLKYVDRGSLTADAQDRAENPNRVQKAISRLRLRLRHCIESKLSLP, encoded by the coding sequence GTGAACCCCGATCCGGTCGAGCCCCAGGGCCTGCCCAGGGACGAGGCGGAGCTGGCGCACAGGATTGCCGCCCTCCGCATCTCCCTGCGCGGCTACGTGCTCTCGATTCTGCCGCACAGGGCGGCCTGCGATGACGTGGTGCAGGAAACCATGATCTTCCTGTGGGAGCGCCGCGAGGAATACCGTGAGGACACGAACCTCCGGGCGTGGGCCTTCAAGGTGGCGTGGTTCAAGGCCATGGGCCACCGCCGTGACCGGATGCGGGAGGAGCGGGTGGTCTGTTTCTCCGAGGACAGCCTGCACCGCATCTCCGGCGCGATGGAGGAGATCCTGGAGGAGGCCGAGCCGCGCATGGAGGCGCTGCGCCGGTGCCTTTCCCAATTGGACGCCGAGGAGATCCGTCTCCTGCGCCTGAAGTATGTGGACCGTGGTTCGCTCACCGCCGACGCGCAGGACCGCGCCGAAAACCCGAACCGCGTCCAGAAGGCCATCTCGCGCCTGCGGCTGCGGCTGCGCCACTGCATCGAATCGAAACTTTCCCTGCCATGA
- a CDS encoding autotransporter-associated beta strand repeat-containing protein, protein MKKKALFTGCLLSVSLCGLLRAADVTWDISPGTVGAGDSAVTGGAGTWDTATGNWTTDGGVTNVAWINANNDTAVLGGAAGTVTLTTATAGGLTFSTTGYTIASGTLTLAGSPVINTGSLNATVNSVLAGSGGFTKSGTGSLTLGGSNTVTGAVSIGGGTVVANHLSALGAAGAANQASIQSGATVQLPLSGTYAKAIRLNGGTLQANNGTSTATTASGAFTLDGAMNSIVLNAGSSTTVALAISGKISGSGALDLSSTSGTARNIQFTGANDYTGATSIGAGVRLNLNNTTTTAGTGKVTVASGGQLYFGGSGFTTGSGFTNNIDIAGNTWSGDGSTTRGAIRLGTNTILSGTITTTASAAITGGSGTISGVIAGSSALNFGSNAGGTFTLSGNNTYTGATTIGTGTTTITGTNQSTAYTVSSGTTLNIGSGGTAGSILSSATVANAGTFRFNRSDAITVANNISGAGTVIQVGTGTTTLTGTTVWTGATTISAGTLQIGDGTAAGRLGSGAVTNNAALVFNRPDAIAVANAISGTGSVTQSGTGTTTLSGANTYTGATAVNQGALMVNGSVASASVTVASGATLGGTGTITGTAAVASGGKVSTTGVLTLGGLAFAGNGTLSYGAISTSSSAVNLGTGALSAAGAAGSVAIDLSGASIGGEGTYHLIHHGGGALASADFAAFTVSATSLSARQTGALVNNVDSLDYVVTGETPRWTGTDSSVWKTGATGAAGNWMLPLGATATDFISGDVVLFDDTAANKVVNLSAEDVAPTSVTFNHSTGNDYSLGGAFAITGTTSLLKSGSGTLTISNANAYSGGTFLNAGTLALANAAALGSGAVTLNGGTLAIGGLTIQNALTGAGGSLSGSGTWGGAISGALVFNSPGDTLILTGTNGNASTVLTAGTLQIGAGGTAGTLGSGPIANQGTLAFNRSDDVAFSSAQVISGTGAVVKNGANVHTLAALSSFSGGTTVNAGTLRLTTNAGIPNSTTTIGTGPLTIHAGATVTTTIAFCIDGNNTAVNNRVINLDGGAILNIAGSEYLKTINLTASTVNAPTATNDYLRASGSVLTLHSVAAAATSTINNRVDMTIANITAEVEDGAAAVDLAITGPISQNSGAGSGNKSITKTGAGLLSLSGASTFAGGVTVNAGTLVVANTTGSATGSGAVTVAAGAILGGTGTITGATTVSGTLAPGAGIGTLKTGALTLDATSIAVVELNSASATADAVQVTGNVTLGGGPLSLTDVAGAPASLADGTKFTLITYTGTLSGTFAGLPDGGAVTVGSNPFILRYNDGGAVTLTVGVPNAFTTWASARGLSGADATRDADPDHDGIKNVLEFIFGSEPNPANPGAASQASLPETTRDETALYFTYRRRADSTPLFTPVVQYGSTLSGWTNAANGVDGVFVLETPDYYGAGLNQVTTMIPLSKAVNGKLFVRLAVP, encoded by the coding sequence ATGAAGAAGAAAGCTCTTTTCACCGGTTGTTTGCTGTCGGTTTCGCTGTGCGGCCTGTTGCGGGCGGCGGATGTCACTTGGGATATTTCGCCCGGCACGGTCGGGGCGGGGGACAGCGCGGTGACCGGTGGTGCGGGCACGTGGGACACGGCCACGGGCAATTGGACCACGGACGGCGGTGTCACCAATGTCGCGTGGATCAATGCCAACAATGACACGGCGGTCCTCGGTGGTGCCGCGGGCACGGTCACGCTCACCACCGCCACAGCAGGCGGGCTGACGTTCAGCACCACCGGTTACACCATCGCCAGTGGCACGCTCACGCTCGCAGGCAGCCCGGTGATCAACACCGGCTCCTTGAACGCCACGGTGAATTCCGTGCTCGCGGGCAGCGGCGGTTTCACTAAATCCGGCACCGGCTCGCTCACGCTCGGGGGCTCGAACACGGTGACCGGCGCGGTTTCAATCGGTGGCGGCACGGTGGTGGCGAACCACCTTTCGGCGCTCGGGGCGGCCGGTGCGGCGAACCAGGCGTCCATCCAATCGGGAGCCACGGTGCAGCTTCCACTCTCCGGCACCTACGCGAAGGCGATCCGTCTGAACGGCGGCACCCTCCAGGCGAACAACGGCACCAGCACGGCAACCACCGCCTCCGGGGCGTTCACCTTGGATGGCGCGATGAACTCCATCGTCCTCAACGCGGGCTCCAGCACCACCGTCGCCCTGGCCATCAGCGGCAAGATCAGCGGCAGCGGCGCTCTGGACCTTTCCTCCACCTCCGGCACCGCCCGCAACATCCAGTTCACCGGGGCGAACGACTATACCGGCGCCACCTCCATCGGCGCGGGCGTGCGCCTGAACCTGAACAACACCACGACCACCGCCGGCACCGGCAAGGTGACTGTGGCGTCCGGCGGCCAGCTTTACTTCGGGGGCAGCGGTTTCACCACCGGCTCCGGCTTCACCAACAACATCGACATCGCCGGAAACACCTGGAGCGGCGATGGTTCGACCACCCGCGGGGCCATCCGCCTCGGCACGAACACGATCCTCTCCGGTACGATCACCACCACCGCCTCGGCGGCCATCACCGGTGGCAGCGGCACGATCTCCGGCGTGATTGCGGGTTCGTCCGCGCTGAACTTCGGCAGCAACGCGGGCGGCACCTTCACCCTTTCCGGAAACAACACCTACACCGGCGCGACGACCATCGGCACCGGCACCACCACGATCACCGGCACCAACCAGAGCACGGCCTACACCGTCTCCAGCGGCACCACGCTCAACATCGGCTCCGGTGGCACCGCGGGCAGCATTCTTTCCTCCGCCACCGTGGCGAACGCGGGCACCTTCCGCTTCAACCGCAGCGATGCCATCACCGTCGCGAACAACATCAGCGGCGCGGGCACCGTGATCCAGGTGGGCACGGGCACCACGACCCTCACGGGCACCACCGTGTGGACCGGTGCCACCACCATTTCCGCCGGCACGCTCCAGATCGGCGATGGCACCGCCGCGGGCCGCCTGGGTTCCGGGGCCGTCACGAACAATGCCGCGCTGGTGTTCAACCGGCCGGACGCGATCGCGGTGGCCAATGCGATCTCCGGCACCGGTAGTGTCACCCAGTCCGGCACCGGCACCACGACCCTCTCCGGTGCGAACACCTACACCGGTGCCACGGCGGTGAACCAGGGGGCCTTGATGGTCAATGGCTCGGTCGCCAGCGCCTCGGTCACGGTGGCGTCCGGAGCCACGCTGGGCGGCACGGGCACCATCACCGGCACGGCCGCCGTCGCGTCCGGCGGCAAGGTTTCCACCACCGGTGTGCTTACGCTGGGCGGTTTGGCTTTCGCGGGGAATGGCACTCTTTCCTACGGTGCCATCAGTACCTCCTCGTCCGCAGTGAACCTCGGCACGGGTGCTTTGTCCGCCGCCGGGGCCGCGGGTTCGGTGGCCATCGACCTGTCCGGTGCCAGCATTGGCGGGGAGGGAACCTATCACCTCATCCACCATGGTGGCGGCGCGCTTGCGTCCGCGGATTTCGCGGCCTTCACCGTTTCCGCCACCTCGCTGAGCGCCCGCCAGACCGGCGCGCTGGTGAACAACGTGGACTCGCTCGACTATGTCGTCACCGGCGAGACGCCGCGCTGGACCGGCACCGACAGCAGTGTCTGGAAAACCGGTGCCACCGGAGCGGCTGGAAACTGGATGTTGCCCCTGGGGGCGACGGCGACCGATTTCATCAGCGGCGACGTCGTGCTGTTCGATGACACGGCGGCGAACAAGGTGGTGAATCTCTCCGCGGAAGATGTCGCTCCGACTTCGGTGACGTTCAACCACTCGACCGGCAATGACTACTCGCTCGGCGGTGCGTTCGCGATCACCGGCACCACCTCGCTGCTGAAGTCCGGCTCCGGCACACTCACCATCTCCAATGCGAACGCTTACAGCGGCGGCACGTTCCTCAATGCCGGGACGCTCGCCCTCGCGAATGCCGCGGCGCTCGGCAGCGGAGCGGTCACGCTGAATGGCGGCACGCTCGCGATCGGCGGATTGACCATTCAAAATGCCCTGACCGGTGCGGGAGGCTCTCTCTCTGGCAGCGGTACCTGGGGCGGTGCGATCAGCGGTGCGCTGGTGTTCAACAGCCCCGGAGACACCCTGATCCTCACCGGCACGAATGGGAATGCGTCCACCGTCCTCACCGCTGGCACGCTTCAGATCGGCGCGGGCGGCACCGCTGGCACGCTTGGCAGCGGTCCGATCGCGAACCAGGGAACGCTGGCCTTCAACCGCAGCGATGACGTGGCCTTCAGCTCCGCCCAGGTGATCTCCGGCACCGGGGCCGTGGTGAAGAACGGCGCCAATGTCCACACGCTCGCCGCTCTGAGTAGCTTCAGCGGCGGCACCACCGTGAACGCGGGAACGCTGCGCCTCACCACCAACGCGGGCATCCCGAACAGCACCACCACCATCGGCACCGGTCCGCTCACGATCCATGCCGGAGCCACCGTCACCACCACCATCGCCTTCTGCATCGATGGAAACAACACGGCCGTCAACAACCGCGTCATCAATCTCGATGGCGGTGCGATATTGAACATCGCGGGCAGCGAATATCTCAAGACCATCAATCTCACCGCCTCCACGGTGAATGCCCCCACCGCCACCAACGATTATCTGCGTGCGTCGGGCAGCGTGCTGACCCTCCATTCCGTGGCCGCCGCGGCCACTTCCACCATCAACAATCGCGTGGACATGACCATCGCGAACATCACCGCCGAGGTGGAGGATGGTGCCGCCGCGGTGGATCTGGCCATCACCGGCCCGATCTCGCAGAACAGCGGCGCGGGCAGCGGCAACAAGTCGATCACCAAGACCGGCGCGGGTCTGCTGTCGCTATCCGGTGCGAGCACCTTCGCGGGTGGTGTGACCGTCAATGCCGGCACCCTGGTGGTGGCAAACACCACTGGCAGCGCGACTGGCAGCGGCGCGGTTACCGTGGCCGCCGGAGCTATCCTTGGCGGGACGGGCACCATCACCGGTGCCACCACGGTTTCCGGCACCCTGGCTCCGGGGGCGGGCATCGGCACGCTCAAGACCGGAGCGCTGACGCTGGACGCCACCTCCATTGCCGTGGTGGAGCTGAACAGCGCCAGCGCCACGGCCGATGCCGTGCAGGTCACCGGCAACGTCACGCTCGGTGGCGGACCGCTTTCGCTCACCGATGTCGCCGGCGCGCCTGCCAGTCTCGCGGATGGCACCAAGTTCACGCTCATCACCTACACCGGCACGCTCAGCGGCACCTTCGCCGGATTGCCGGACGGCGGGGCGGTCACGGTCGGTTCGAATCCCTTCATCCTCCGCTACAACGACGGCGGCGCGGTCACCCTCACCGTGGGCGTGCCAAATGCCTTCACGACGTGGGCCAGTGCCAGGGGATTGAGCGGAGCGGATGCCACCCGTGACGCCGATCCGGATCATGACGGGATCAAGAACGTGCTCGAGTTCATTTTCGGCAGCGAACCGAATCCTGCCAATCCCGGTGCGGCTTCGCAGGCCAGCCTGCCGGAGACCACGCGTGACGAAACGGCGCTGTATTTCACCTATCGCCGTCGCGCGGATTCGACCCCGCTGTTTACTCCCGTGGTGCAATACGGTTCGACCCTCAGCGGCTGGACGAATGCCGCCAACGGCGTGGACGGGGTCTTCGTCCTGGAAACGCCCGACTACTATGGCGCGGGCCTCAACCAGGTGACCACCATGATCCCGTTGTCGAAGGCGGTGAACGGCAAGCTCTTCGTGCGCCTCGCGGTGCCATGA
- a CDS encoding LysR substrate-binding domain-containing protein: MDYSFRELECFLAVAEELSFTRAARRLNLAQPPLSRHVRILEEKLGAALFERGPRGVSLTPAGHLFYEETRTIPRRLARAGDAVKRNAAGETARLRLGFVSAVMNDNLVEILRRFRTGRPQVQILLHDAPPHDLLKAIAEGRLDGGFVGIEAPPDAAGIEVTPWHREPLYCFVAADHPLATRKQVAMKELSKEPFVAVAHDAAPAFATLVNRLCGDAGFRPRIILESSRAQAVAVMVAAGSGIAILPAALEKLAGSAVAAIPLKGQPKITHVFARRTGKAQGPLADLLKILKG; encoded by the coding sequence ATGGATTACTCGTTCCGGGAACTGGAATGCTTCCTCGCCGTGGCCGAGGAACTGTCGTTCACGCGCGCGGCCCGGCGGCTGAACCTCGCCCAGCCGCCGCTCTCCCGGCACGTCCGCATCCTGGAGGAAAAACTCGGCGCGGCCCTCTTCGAGCGCGGACCGCGCGGGGTCTCGCTCACCCCGGCTGGGCACCTGTTCTACGAGGAAACCCGGACCATCCCCCGCCGTCTCGCACGGGCGGGCGACGCGGTGAAGCGGAACGCCGCCGGTGAAACCGCGCGGCTACGACTGGGCTTCGTCAGCGCGGTGATGAACGATAACCTCGTGGAAATCCTGCGACGCTTCCGCACCGGTCGTCCGCAGGTCCAGATCCTCCTCCACGATGCGCCGCCGCATGACCTGTTGAAGGCGATCGCCGAGGGTCGGCTGGATGGCGGCTTCGTGGGCATCGAAGCACCACCGGATGCGGCCGGAATCGAAGTCACGCCATGGCATCGGGAACCGCTATACTGCTTCGTGGCCGCGGATCATCCGCTCGCCACGCGGAAGCAGGTCGCGATGAAAGAGCTCTCCAAGGAACCATTCGTCGCCGTGGCGCACGACGCCGCACCCGCGTTCGCCACCCTGGTGAACCGATTGTGCGGGGATGCAGGCTTCCGGCCGCGGATCATCCTCGAATCCTCCCGCGCCCAGGCGGTGGCGGTGATGGTGGCCGCAGGCTCGGGCATCGCCATTCTCCCCGCCGCCCTGGAGAAGCTCGCAGGAAGCGCGGTGGCGGCGATCCCCTTGAAGGGCCAGCCGAAGATCACCCACGTCTTCGCCCGCCGCACGGGCAAAGCCCAGGGCCCACTGGCCGATTTACTGAAGATCCTGAAGGGCTGA